In Elephas maximus indicus isolate mEleMax1 chromosome 7, mEleMax1 primary haplotype, whole genome shotgun sequence, the following proteins share a genomic window:
- the LOC126080254 gene encoding olfactory receptor 8K3-like has product MDKHNLTALNEFILTGITDRPDLQAPLFELFLIIYIISVAGNLGINILTKMDSKLQTPMYFFLRHLAITDLGYSTAVGPKMLVNFVVDENTISCYFCATQLAFLFVFITSELFILSAMSYDRYVAICNPLLYTVIMSQRICWVLVVTTYLNSIFVSLFITIKIFNLCFCGYNVISHFYCDSLPLLSLLCSNTHEIKLIIHILAAFDLISSLLIVLVSYVLVLVAILKMNSAEGRHKAFSTCGSHLTVVVMFYGTLIFMYMQPKTSQSFDTDKVASIFYTLVIPMLNPLIYSLRNKEVKFALDRTWKKISSIFSTVRCTIWFL; this is encoded by the coding sequence atggacaaacacaatctaacagcgctgaatgaattcattctgactGGAATAACAGACCGCCCAGACCTGCAGGCGCCATTGTTCGAGCTGTTCCTGATCATCTACATCATCTCAGTGGCGGGCAACTTGGGCATCAacatcctcaccaagatggactccaagctacaaactcccatgtatttttttctcagacacctggctatcactgatcttggttattcaacagctgtgggacccaaaatgttggtaaattttgttgtggatgaaaATACAATCTCCTGTTATTTTTGTGCTACACAGCTGGCTTTCCTTTTTGTGTTTATAACTAGTGAACTTtttattctgtcagcaatgtcATACGACCGTTACGTGGCTatttgtaaccctctgctctacacagtcatcatgtcacaaagGATATGTTGGGTTTTGGTGGTAACCACTTATCTTAACAGCATATTTGTATCTCTTTTCatcaccataaagatttttaatttatgcttttgtggctacaatgtcatcagtcatttctactgtgacagtCTCCCCTTgttatctttgctctgctcaaacaCACATGAAATCAAATTGATCATTCATATCTTAGCAGCTTTTGATTTAATTTCATCTCTCCTGATAGTTCTTGTTTCTTACGTACTGGTTCTTGTAGCCATTCTCAAGATGAACTCAGCTGAGGGaaggcacaaggccttctccacctgtggatcccacctgactgtggtggtaatgttctatgggactttaatctttatgtacATGCAGCCCAAGACCAGTCAGTCCTTTGACACTGataaagtggcttccatattttacaccctggttatccccatgttgaatcctcTGATTTATAGCTTGAGGAATAAAGAGGTAAAGTTCGCCCTAGATAGgacatggaaaaaaataagcagtATATTTTCTACAGTTCGATGTACCATATGGTTCCTATAA